The nucleotide window TTTATTAAAAAATATTTTATATATTGAATAGTTTTTAACTTGAATTTTTTAAATCAAATAGAGTTTTGTATAAAAATAAAAGCTTTTTTGTCAAAGATTATAATATATTTTTAATAAAATAAAAGGAGAATAAACACATGGGAAAATGGGCAGATTATTGCATTTCAGCTGTAAGATATAATAATAAAAATACACATATTGAATATGTTGAAGTTAGAAAAGATAATGGAGAAACAATTGGAAGTTCAGAAACTTGGAAAAGAGCTGATGTATTGAACAAACTAAATACTGGAAAAACTTTCTGTACAATTATATTTAAAGAAAATAAATGGTATGAAGGAGCAGATGTGATAAAAGTTACTATTCGTGGAAAAGAATACATAAAAACTGTGAATGATGGGACAGAAGAAGATAATTTGGGAAAATTACCTAGATTCTAAACAAAACTTATGGGAGATATATCTAAAATTCCAATATTCATTAATAAATATATCTCCATTTTATTAACCTTATTACAACCCATTAGTTAATAATGATT belongs to Methanobrevibacter sp. TMH8 and includes:
- a CDS encoding DUF3892 domain-containing protein — its product is MGKWADYCISAVRYNNKNTHIEYVEVRKDNGETIGSSETWKRADVLNKLNTGKTFCTIIFKENKWYEGADVIKVTIRGKEYIKTVNDGTEEDNLGKLPRF